One Gloeothece verrucosa PCC 7822 DNA window includes the following coding sequences:
- a CDS encoding response regulator, giving the protein MKILVVEDDKFTIEFLQTTLTVSGYTVDLASDGESGLELATLWNYDLILLDLQLPKVDGIKICRQLRALKNTTPILILTVESENNKIIQGLDAGADDYLIKPCDPKYLIAKIRSLVRRSSGYDSLLSWGDLCLDPVSTQVTYQQQPLVLRRQEYKLLKLFLRNPHRVFSRSNILDLLWSAEDFPSENAVTNLIKDLRNKLKDSGMTEDCIETLYGLGYRLKARPDKLLSKNQAARDNKCEKNLETCEGLALINEMAQRFRLSLSERISLLEEAVQELAAPSEVTTLTAKPEQAKEEAHRLAGSLGTYGYIKGSELARSIEQLLARGLSLNKTQITQLKELLTQLRQETNTPVNFPITNLETVETIPRLWAINLSPALATALQQEASQWEIQVEVVQDCTTAQDLLNKQIPSVILLKVKGGTQDQKGLALLRTLKEQFPHIPLLTLAEQDSLSHRIEAGNFGSERYMVQPVTATQVLETITQLLPPSNSIEANVIIVDDDPTMLTALKNLLHPWGLKITGLTEPSHFWEVVTQTHPDLLLLDIEMPTFNGIELCRVVRQDANYSDLPILVVTGHTEIEYIQQAFEAGADDLIRKPIVPPELVARVLGRLERSRLRQQLDDLRRQQSQDWQEKAKIDPLTKIANRLTFDEFLQQQWQYHAQEHQHLSLIFCDVDFFKAYNDCYGHLAGDMCLRQIARILKESVQPNRDLPARYGGEEFALILPNTDLKGALQVAERIQHTLAQVQIPHSASCVSQFVTLSIGITGTVPTEGHRLQNLVNTADQALYAAKKAGRNTYCLYPCLK; this is encoded by the coding sequence ATGAAAATTTTAGTAGTAGAAGATGATAAATTTACAATTGAATTTCTGCAAACAACGCTGACAGTATCGGGATATACAGTGGACTTAGCCAGTGATGGTGAAAGCGGCTTAGAACTAGCCACCTTGTGGAACTATGATTTAATCTTGCTAGACCTACAGCTTCCTAAAGTTGATGGAATCAAGATTTGTCGGCAACTTCGCGCTCTCAAAAACACTACGCCTATTTTAATCTTGACTGTTGAGAGTGAGAACAATAAAATCATTCAAGGATTAGATGCTGGAGCAGATGATTATCTGATCAAACCCTGTGACCCCAAATATCTCATCGCCAAAATTCGCTCCTTAGTACGTCGTAGTAGCGGTTATGATTCCCTATTGAGTTGGGGAGATTTATGTTTAGATCCTGTGTCTACACAAGTCACCTATCAGCAGCAACCGCTTGTCTTACGTCGTCAAGAATACAAACTCCTGAAATTATTTTTAAGAAATCCCCATCGGGTATTTAGCCGCAGCAATATTCTAGACCTTCTTTGGAGTGCAGAAGATTTTCCCTCTGAAAATGCCGTCACCAACTTGATTAAAGACCTACGAAACAAACTGAAAGATTCAGGGATGACAGAAGATTGCATAGAAACCCTTTATGGATTAGGTTATCGGCTCAAAGCTAGACCTGATAAGTTATTGAGCAAGAATCAAGCGGCACGAGACAATAAGTGCGAGAAAAACTTAGAAACTTGTGAAGGGTTAGCTTTAATTAACGAAATGGCGCAACGATTTCGGCTTTCGTTAAGTGAGAGGATATCACTGCTAGAAGAAGCCGTTCAAGAGTTAGCCGCGCCATCTGAGGTGACAACATTGACAGCCAAACCCGAGCAAGCCAAAGAAGAAGCGCACCGTCTGGCAGGAAGTTTAGGAACCTATGGATATATTAAAGGCTCAGAGTTAGCACGTTCGATTGAACAGTTATTAGCCAGAGGTTTAAGCCTTAATAAAACGCAAATTACTCAATTAAAAGAATTACTGACCCAACTCAGACAGGAAACTAACACCCCTGTAAATTTTCCCATCACAAACCTTGAAACCGTTGAAACCATACCGCGCCTATGGGCGATTAATTTAAGTCCTGCCTTAGCAACAGCATTACAGCAAGAAGCATCCCAATGGGAGATACAAGTGGAAGTTGTCCAGGATTGCACAACCGCACAAGATTTGCTCAACAAACAAATTCCCTCAGTTATTTTGCTTAAGGTAAAAGGAGGGACTCAAGATCAAAAGGGGTTGGCTTTATTACGGACCTTAAAAGAACAGTTTCCCCATATTCCCCTATTGACTCTAGCCGAACAGGACAGCTTGAGCCATCGTATTGAAGCCGGGAACTTTGGCAGTGAACGCTATATGGTACAACCGGTCACGGCTACTCAAGTGCTGGAAACCATAACCCAACTCTTGCCACCATCAAACAGCATCGAAGCTAATGTGATCATCGTCGATGACGACCCCACCATGCTCACCGCTTTGAAAAATTTGTTACACCCCTGGGGATTAAAAATCACTGGCTTAACAGAACCGAGTCACTTTTGGGAAGTCGTCACCCAAACCCATCCTGACTTACTGTTGCTGGATATAGAAATGCCTACCTTTAACGGCATTGAACTTTGTCGAGTAGTGCGTCAAGATGCCAACTATAGCGATTTGCCGATTCTAGTGGTAACCGGTCACACTGAGATAGAGTACATCCAACAAGCGTTTGAAGCAGGAGCCGATGATTTGATTCGTAAACCCATAGTGCCTCCGGAATTAGTGGCTCGGGTGCTAGGGCGGCTGGAAAGATCTCGTCTGAGGCAACAATTAGACGACTTACGACGACAGCAATCACAAGATTGGCAGGAGAAAGCTAAAATCGATCCCTTGACTAAAATTGCTAACCGCCTTACCTTTGACGAATTTTTGCAGCAACAGTGGCAATACCATGCTCAGGAACATCAACACCTATCTTTAATTTTTTGTGATGTGGATTTTTTCAAAGCTTACAATGATTGCTATGGGCATTTAGCCGGCGATATGTGCCTCAGACAAATTGCCCGTATCCTCAAAGAATCTGTTCAACCGAACCGGGACCTGCCCGCTCGTTATGGGGGTGAAGAATTCGCCCTGATTTTACCCAATACAGACTTAAAAGGCGCTTTACAGGTTGCCGAACGGATTCAGCACACCCTCGCACAAGTACAAATTCCTCACTCAGCCTCTTGTGTGAGCCAGTTTGTCACCCTGAGTATAGGAATTACCGGTACTGTCCCCACTGAGGGGCACAGGCTCCAAAACCTGGTTAACACGGCTGATCAGGCTCTCTATGCCGCTAAAAAAGCTGGACGTAATACTTACTGCCTCTACCCCTGCCTAAAATGA